The following is a genomic window from Raphanus sativus cultivar WK10039 unplaced genomic scaffold, ASM80110v3 Scaffold0944, whole genome shotgun sequence.
tttacgcTAATCAACAAGGGAAGTGTTTCAAATACGTActataaactaaataatatcaAATGTGTATAATCCATTAATATTAAACCTTTagatacttttaaaataaaaataatagtttatttgtttttgttttataaccGGAATTTATATGCAAAAATAATATGCAAAGCTAGCATTTCTAAGAAGTGATATTTCGCATGTGCTTTCTACCTGTGAATTTATTTCAGAACTTCATAATTCAAATTCACATACGTTGTTTATATCCATTGCTAGCTATATCatatcacctttgatccaacatCATATTAGAGATCATGTTATTTTCAGTTCAAATTTAATTGAGTTAATGAGTAAATGATCCATGCTTcatgatttttaatatactaCGTTTGATATTATCTCACTTAGAATCTGAGATTAACACTAGCAAATCTGTTAATTcgatattttcattaaaaaaaaagctgacaaaaaaaaaattcgataTTTTCATGTGAACTTTGTTCGTACTTTCCCAGAGCCGAGACCATATCTCACAATACTTTTTTTTAGACCATATCTCACAATACATTTGTGCATACTTAAATAATGAGGGAATCAGAAAAGTCCAGTTATTGCTATATTCTTGTAAGGAAACTTATTAATCGAATGTAAGTTTGACTGCTGTTTTTGCTTAATAAAGCTATTAATAATGGGTGTGATTGGTTGGGTTGTAGGAGTTGGttttagctttaatttttaCTTACAACTTTTAAAATCACCAATCATGTTTTATATTGGTTTTTAAAGGTACAACAAAATATAGAGAATTTGACTGTAACTACGGGAAAATGGGCTTTTAAATCCCCAACTATTTGAAATCAGCACTTTTAATACCTAACTATCACTTGTGCAGATTTATTCCTGAAGTTATTGTTGACTGCACAAAATCAGACATTAACAAGCCAAAATTAGTTATTACATGaattataattagaaaaatcCATCGGTTTGACttttaaaaacccataaattcttaaaattaattatgcAATATGATGAAAGAGATTTTCGTCGAGTTCATATAATTTTCgatgatataaaaaaaattatattttcgatgatataaagaaaattatagtgaaaatataaaaatttgatactgaaaataaagaaaatgattttttttctttaacaataATATTCGCTTGTTCTCTCTCGGAGTCACTTAGATAGCAACAATTTTAAAGATTTCTAGGtttttgaaaaccaaatcaatattttatttaattataatttatttttttgtgtaatAACTAATTTTGACTTTTTAATGTCTGATTTTGTGCAGTCAATAATAACTTCAGGAATAAATCTGCGCAAGTGATAGTTGGGTATTAAAAATGCTGATTTCAAATAGTTGGGGATTTAAAAGAGCATTTTCCCCTGTAACTACCTTATTttctaaaactctatttttttgCTGTAGGAAATATGTTGCTgtatcaataaatttaaaatctacatcacttaaaactaaatcaaaaaaTTCTAGAGCGTAAATTCTACAGTAATTTTTTTACAGTTACAACCAAACCAATCACCCCCAATGTGTTAAATTCTTGTTCATCTATCGGATCTGGACCGCTCTTTAGAAAGCTATAGCGCATAATCGCTTTACATGCTCCTTGTTGTAAAGCAATCATCGTTGCCTTTCTTTGAATGTACAACTAAGCTTCAAAGAAACCCGTTAATTTTGCTTCTCTTAACTAAATTTCTTATAGGCTAAGGAGACTAACATATATATACCTACCGAATAATTTGTAATATTAGTTGGTCAtcatattcttttgtttttagtcAAGTCAAGCACTCTGTCGTCATAACCATTAAGTTAAGTCCATATTCAACTGCGGATGGTCCAATTATACAAGTAAACAGATTAAACACACTCTCTAATCATTTTCCATAGATTACGTCAACAAATTTGAGAATTGTATAATTTTCTGTAAAACGACATACTATTTTACTAAGACTTACGCAAGTATCGCAACGCATTTCCCTATAACACACGATGTCACGATAGGAATTCGAGCTCTAaaacacataatatatatttttttaaaataaactctCGCAATGTTAACATCTTTTCTTACAAAATTACTCAAGCTTACGGTTCCTAAAATTTAAGggactatatatattttaaggtatatattaataaattgtttttgaaactCAAAGACCATAAAACAAGACCATAAAACATAGAGagcaaagaaaatatttcatcatGCTATGCTCATGACTggctatgtaaatatatatacccAAAATAgtaagttaaaatatttatattttcaaagtagcatattttagtcaaaaaataGTACCATCCATAACAGGCAAATGACAACTACTGTTCGAGGTAGATATTAACTAGCTTGCATCTCAACTGTAATGTAGGGAACAAGCTAAATCAATTATAGTTAAAGAAAATTTAAGAAGAGAGACATGAGACAGTGGTAATTCTAGAGCTGACGAAGGCAAGATAATTACATCAATCTATCTCTTTTAAGATGAATTCATCTGTACaattatttgtgttttattgTTCTTCCTTGTACGTTTGGCCAACAATATTTATGATACTGAAAGccttattttcaaaaaaacaatatttatgaTAGTATTATGAAGATCTGTTGCgtattacaccaaaaaaaaagatctgtTGCGTATGAGTTTCCGCAGTTACTACTATTTTGCGACCTAGAGTCTTTTAGAACGTTTTTATGGATATAAATTATTGTACACGTGGAAAGGAAGTTAGGTACatgcaaacaaagaaaaagatagtGTAATAAAAGAGATGGGACTAGACATATGTAGACATGAAAATCGTTGAAAACTAATGGACTGCTCATTTTGTCATGCCTTCGAATTGtttcttttgaatttatattgttttgccTTTATCAATGTTTAAATATCGACATGCGGGTCaaatacaattttcttttcACTTGTGTTAGCTATCAACCATTCGAACAAAGACGTTGTCAGTAGATATATACGGTTCGCCGGTTTAAACGCAATATAAGCCATAGTAGAACAACTAAAACTATATGACTTAGTTGGATTTTTTAATTATCACAAAACTGTATTTCGTATGTATTAAAATGTGATAATGCTAGTGTTAGTTTAATAATAAGCAAAACAATGTGAGGAATACGTCCCCTTTAGCCTTTGAATGTTAAATTAGAGTAGGAAGTGTCGCTTAGATACACATTTATTGGGGGAGAAAAAGCCAAATTggataaataataataagaacACACAACAAGAAAGCACAGAATGTACCTAAAGGACAGAGACCAGCAAAACACTGACTACTTGGTAATACCCAAGTCTTATCAACTATTGAAACATAACCAATCGATGCCTGCATATTTGTAGATGTTTATTTTACGGTCGGCTACAATCATTATACTTTAcctgtaaataaaataaatcagttAAATCTAGTACAAGAAATTTCCATTTGTAAATCCTAGTAATTTGTTATATTATGGCTGCACATGTAATTGTTAGATAATTCAACGTATCACAATAATGAGATGAGAATTCTGCTAACTTATTCGAGTGATTACTTTGTgagaaatttatataataataactctATTGCACCCAATTTATTAGTTTATGGCTTACATTTGTGGTTTGGATCCTTCCAATAATTATGCTGCTGTATTAAGCCATTCTAgttgaaaattttgatatatactcTACTTTCAATTGTTTGATCGATCAGTATCTTATGGTTTCCTTGCCCAAGAAAGTATCTTAAGTTTGTTCTAATCAGTATTttgctattattttatttttttgagaatGCTATTATTATTTCAATTTGAATTATGTACAAATGtggaatatatataataaatatatagtgaCAATATTTGTTTAACCAAAGGGCTGTATATATAATGTCACTAGCTACATCCCGTTAATCTAAGTGTCTGATTGGATAGTTTTTTTAGGGTAAAAAATATGgagataatttttttggttactttCGCATTAAATCTAACCAATCAAgtgaaaaatggaaaaaaaatgtttctctcGTTGTCGCCAAGTATTTTGCGTTTCTTAGCATAAAAAATGGAGTATCATTATTTTCACTCTTCAGGAGAAATCCAGAGTACACATAATTCTTAGTTCTTTTCGTctcctccccccccccccccccacttTATTGTTTGTCATTCTTCTCAATTACTTACTCCATATTACTCTGCATATGCTATTCTAATATTTTACCTACCAGACCCTAAATAAAACTTAGGATATATGTAAGAGTAATTTACAGTTTAGGTCACATTATGAGTTTCACTATCATAAAAGAACACTTTCAGCTACGAAGACACATCATGGATGGTTGAATACCATTTTGTCCTTGATAAATGCAAACTTgaatagattttattttttttcttttttggtttaggttttgaattttcatttctCTTTTAAAAATCAATCGTGGGGATGACGGACCCGAGGTGAAAATTAAGTGGAGtgaatttttctttcaatttcaACCCAATGAGAAATTGCTGGAGACGACGTCCACACGACGCGAGAGACGACGCCCACACGACGGGGTAGGAAATTGCTGGAAGCAAGAGACGACGCCCACACGACGCGACGGAAACAGACGGGGTAGGAAATTGCTGGAGGTAAGTTTTATCGCCATTTAGCATCGGTGCTCGTCGTCGTGGTCTCCATGTTCCAGACCGGAGTTATGTCCTCTGGAATCGTCATCACATCAATTGCAGATCGAGGAAAAGCTTGGTAGGGAACAACAATGGCCAACTTTCGATTATTTTCACATATGGTCCTCCAACTCTTGCTTATTCTCCAATTTGTCTAAAACTTCTGTTATGTGCAAATTTTGTCACGAAATTCCCTAGTACTTTAAATTGTTCAATCTAGACCAAATggatattttgattttgaagcATTGGCCCCTTTCGTTTTGATGACGCTATGTACACAAAAATTTCATACAAAAATTTCATTGAGATCCTATGTATATGACACTGTACACGAAACTTTCACTATCCACATGTACTACATCGATTTATCCAGACAATGTTTACATGTACatactataaaaaaaatcaccaaAACCATACGTTATATTTTTGGCCAAAACCACAAATCTTATTTTGCAACTTACAATAACTCAATTTTGtgcaaaatattaaaatgtttattttaactcaatttaaaaatatttcttccATTGTCTCTCTtatatgtacatgtgtacaagaATTGTTTTGTACAAATTtttattgtacacatgtacaagaTTGTATATTCTCACATAATTTGCAAGTTCTTTTCCTTCATTAACTCACATACTTTGCAATCACCAACCTTTCTTTATCATTAAAATTTCACAAATTTTGCAAGACCAAAAATTGCAAAAAGAATGAAACTGAGACTCGGAGAGATGGCGATTCTGGAATTTCGTGTTGCAGAGAAAAACAATCATGGCCAGAGAAGATCATGAGTGGTGCTCAGCATCAAGCTCAGCCATGGTGTCTTGGGCTTTGATTACAGTGGAGAGGAGGTCAACGGTGAACTGAGACTCGGGATgatgcttcttctttttgagATGTAGATTCAGTTTCTGGGATTAAAAAAAGTTCTGAAATAATAACATAAGAGAATTATGGAAAGGTAAAGAGGAAAGACAGTGtcgaaaaaaaatcttttgtttataaagagaatattagttatatttcaatttaattaGTTGAGTGTTTTTAGTAGGAAAAGGGTACAATCGAGTTTTTGTGGTTGGGAAATGGGAAAGTTGCATTGGGAGAATGAAAATGTGTGTGAGGAGTTAAAAGTGTCTTGAAGTGTTATATAAATGACATAAAGTGACTCTAAATGTAATACTTTTTCTATATGTAACATAAACATATGCATATGTATAATGCATGTAATTTGAAAAGACGGGGGAATGGGAGTTATCAATGCGTGACAAGTGAGAGCAGAAAACTATGACCAAACTATTCAACTGTACATTAAAGCGTTCCAGGAAGGGAAATCTAATATTTTCTGACATTATGTAACAAACGAATTGACAGAAAACGAATCTTAATATTTACATGTATGGATTTTTTCCACCcgcatatttatatttatgtttaaaaaatataacatgacTGTCTTCATACCAGTTTACATAAAAACGAGTggagaaataaataaaacatttgtgCAAAAAATCTTACACAAGCCGTTAAATAATAAGAACTAATCAAGGGATATACTCATGAATGAATAATCCAAAGTATTCAAATTTGaatcatatattaaaacacTGTAAATAAGCTAAGCGGACTTGTTTTATGTCGCTGTTTCCTCCATCGAATTGCCTCTGCCCTTTCCTCAAATGACCATCTCTTCTATCATTTgactatgatgatgatgatgttgatgattaTGGCGAAGAATGTAAGGTATGAAAGCATGCATGCAAATAATGATGTTGAAAATCTCGAGCCACATATGAAAAtgagctttttattttttttccgaACCCCCGAAAAGTAATAATTAACTACACATCCTCTAAACCAGCCCTGGTTACGTAGATATTATCCCCTCCCTGCATATTTGAGGATATTGAATCAACCTACATCCAATAACAATAGCAAAAATTACGAAACCAAAACCAGCTTTTTGACAATTGTATGagaaatgttaaaataatagtaacaataataattgtaataataaTTAGGTTAGTTGAAGAGACAAGATCAGAAGAACTCACGAAAGCAGGCTTTTGTGTTTGTGTCGACATGTGATTAATTAAGAGAAAGAACaaaagttgttgttgttgaaccCACTTCTGTCTACAAACTGCTCCCTTTCCCCTCCATCTTCCTAAATTAAGAAACACATAATTCatctattaatatttaattgatccttttcttcaaaaatatatttagttgatCCTTATCTATTCTTGGTTATCCTTACTAtgatatctaaatatatttttgacaactaaaatgtatataatatttaattcataagaaggaaaaaaaacaatacctGAAGATGTGCCTGTGCGGGTATTATAGAATCATCCAACAGTGAAGAAAAATTAGTAGTAGTTGTTGGCATTGCATTAGCAAAAGACGTTCCAACGTTTGCGGATTCCATCTGTTCATCAACACAAATACACGATACTTAATTTCGATTGGTAACCAACTTTTGGTATTACCGAAACCGGATTCTGATTACCCGGGGATTAAGAGATGGAGTGTAGATGGAGTACCTCAGGTCTAACTATGATGCCATCAAGGTCCGAACCGAAGTCATAGGCCACTGGACTTATGCAAGCTAGCTTCATCGAGAGAAACTAAtgaaaaagtaaataatttatatttatgtaactactattttaaacttaaaatgtCATAAGAATAAGATATATAGAACAATGCACCTCAACTTGATTCTGCAAGGACTGCACATAATTTATAATCTCATCCAACATGAGGGCCTTCCCTGTTACCTATTCGGTTTTATGTCACATTTGGATTATAAAAATCTTTCAAGACATAAAAAGGATAttaaaacattataattttataactaaaatagtCTCTAGCTAACCTTATCACATCCTGGGACAAGGTTTTGCAGAGTCCTCATCCGTTCACTTATCTTTTCCCTTCTCGcctatatttaattatttaaacatccaaaatatttcaattacctaattttatatttaaagacattaatgaaataaatacaaGTTAAAACCAACAAGACTAATATACCCTCTCGGCGAGGCTGTGGCTATCAGTAGCTTGGCCTCTTCTAGCTCTAACGTGAATGTAATCTTTTGGAGGCTCTTGTTCACTcgctctcttctctttttcgCCTGAGCTACCATTTATtggttttttactttttcttaccTCAACTCCTTCCTGATTTGTAAACAACCCCCAACATTTACGTTTCTGTCAGTCACAACCCGTTCCTAAACATGAAAGCACATTACAAGTTGACTTAACTTACCTTGGACTTAGACCCATTTTTGGTCTTCCTACGATGTTTTTTTCCTGCGGACGTAGTGAATGGTCCTTGGCTGAGCTGGTCGCCTGTGAGTGCTGCGGTTGCATTAGTGTTGATCTGTTTCTTAACATCAGAGCTTTCGGTTTTCTCAACATTATATGATTCAAGAAACGGGTTCAAGGAAGTATCTACGATGTTAGAAGTGTTTGGTAGTGAATCGAAAGGATTCTGGTCCGTGAAACCAGAGAGCCTAACAGAGGAGTTGGgtgtggagaagagaagaggatCAAGAAGAGAATGAGGATAGTGTtggaaagaagagaaagatgcCATTTGAAGAGTGGAAGCTTCAGATTTCTTATCTTTGTGAGAGTGCTTTTTCTTGTTGTGGGAAAGAACAATTAAAGACATGAAATAGTTTATATAAGCAAGCAGTTGTGTGTTGTATTCAGAGTCATGGAGAAATAGAGTAAAGGGTATTTTGGGACCACTCTTCTtcattgattttatatatttacctATTTCGGCGGCAAATTTTTGAGActgtctttctttttgtttttttttttttttttttgtaaactgcttacgtctttctttttgttgaatATCAATATATATGGTATGGTCAATTTGCTCTATATTCATAGCAAGCAGAAAAATCAAAGAAGTAACCATGTATGACTTTTATGGGGAAGTGTGTCTATTTACCACAAAAGTGGACAAGAATCTCCTTTTACGCGCGTGATCGTCTGTTCGACGCATTGTGCACAATTTACTGACTATactatactatactattttaaaaatagtatagaaaacAAATTGATACCAATACtataaaaaagattatatatttggttagtttacacttatatttctattattcGATTTTACAATAGAATGTAACacattaacaaaatatataacaatgttACTTATTTCTATGTTTGGAAATGGTTTCGGAAAATCTCCTATAGGCTCCCTTGATCTTATATACCccttttctataattttatttctgatcaaaacccaaaatcccAAATCAAATCCTCCCTCTCttcaaaactataccctaaccccCCCCTCCCCAATGGATTAGtgaacccaaatcctaaacccaacaatgtatccaaaccatatatcctaaacccaaaccataaaccctaaaccctaaacccaaaggAGGAGGATTTCCGATTTGTGAAGAAACTAGTggcattgtcaataaatttgagGGATTAGTAAAAAACCACAATAAGAAGTAGAGGAGAAGATGATACATACTATACTATAATCATTAAATAGTAGAGTCGAGCAGTGTAAGAAGATACACCATTAGCAAATGGATGATGGAGGTGTAGTCGGAGTTGATGAAGTAGGAGAAAAAAATACCCAGAAGAattggagaaaaagaagagacgGTGGAAAGAGATAAGGAAACAATGATTGGCGACATTGCTGGAAGACAAGACATAGAGATGATGTAACAGTACACATCGCGGTGTACTATTCTATGTTTATCAAATAGTATAGTTCGACGAAGTGTAtactgttcatcttctccacTAGCTCTACGCATCCTCTGCTTCTTAATCCCATATATATTGGATAGTAGCAAAATTGTAAACCCAAACAAAGatatgaagaaaaaatcaaacatttgGTGGATATGATAATTATACGTCGTGTAACGTACGGTTTCATAAACTTGTAAATAATcattgaataaaagaaaaaaaaacaaagatcaaGTGAGAGTGAGAATGAACAGGAATAAAGGGTAATTTTTGtcattatacatattatataaagaatattGTAGCACTCCGTTTACTATGGTTACCGCCTCAATTCTAATTGTACTATAGTCATGCGTCCAAATTTCCCTATACGGTATGCTACCGAagcattatatatttaatattgtgGTAAAGCAATGTGTATATGATATAATCACTAACGATTCTTACGTACTGTATCATAAGTTTTCACgtgaaaatatttctaaataataaccAAGATTTATAAACAGATCTTTATAATGTCTTGCATTGGTTCATTAAGGGGGTCAGTTGACCCCACTTAATTTAATTAACCATAGTGTTTTGTGAAAATTTATAACATTCACCCCAGTAAAAGTTTGTTATTGACCCCAATATAGTTTGAAACCTACATTATTCCAATtgaaaaataacatatatttcaaatcttttaaaaatctatataaggAATTTCAACTTTGACTCCGGTTGAAAAAGTTTCTAGTTCCGCCATACATGTATTCATTCTCAATGAACCACACACTATTTACCAGCACGAGCACATAAGTAATAGATTTGTGTGCGTGAAGAGTGGACCACAATCAAACTAAATTACGTTGGTATTTTAGTGACAAggataattttttgaatttatctcaaaataaattCATCCACTAAGATAATGCATAAACATTACGAGAATAGGAAAAAgggaaaattagaaaaataggACACTTTGATCTATAGTTTGTCACAATAAGACTTGTAGAAAATTATTTAGGTAACTAGGATTTATATTTCCTTTAATACCATTATACTCTTTAATTAACCtaattgattttaatattttatagttaatttaagtttttattagaaaaaagtaaaaacagaaaaaaagaatcTACACCATCGTCTTCTTCCACGAAGTAAAAaacagaaagtaaaaaaaatttccaatCTTCTTCTTTAGCACCTCACCTCTATGCTCTTCTTCGTGCTGGATTGGATTCGTCTCTGGCTTCGTCTCGTCAAGTTCGTGGTCATGTTCTTTTCCAATTGTTGTGACCATGCTTCTTCCACGGCGTCAACTCAACTCGCGATGTCACTCCTCTGTCTCATATGCGAAGGCTTCAATCTCGTCGTGTTGTTTGCTTCACTCCACTGTGTCTGTTATATCGGAATCAGTCCTCGTCGTCGCAGATCGAAAGAAAGCTTGTCGAAGAGCATTAATGGCCAGTTTAGATAGTTTTGCAAAACAGGTCCTCAAACTTTTAACTAATCAAAAAGTTGTCCTAAAACTTTCTGGTTGTATATATTGCtcctaaaattaattttaaaactttcaatTGTGCagaaatatttctattttgcaacaaaaCTTCTTTTTAACCTAATATAGAAATTTCCatattttcacgatttgcctaGAATACGTATGCTACCTAGGTAGAACATCTTATAATAGGTGAGAATCGTATTCTTCCTATAGGCGTCATATAAGGTAAAAGGCAGAACAAACTATGACACGTAATATAACCAAGCTATATCATTGAGTTGTGGCTATATATCGTTATCAAGTTGTAGGTAGACCGaatacatctttcttgattattaTGTAACCGATTCTATCTTTGCTAGAATATAGAAGAAATGTTAGTTTACGGTATATACCTTTGATATATCTATGTTTAAAACTTAGAATCCAACATATAAACTAGATAGATTACCAGAATGAATATTCCAACTGTAGctagaagataaaataaaatatgattccaattttttttttaaaa
Proteins encoded in this region:
- the LOC108832128 gene encoding transcription factor bHLH137 isoform X2 → MSLIVLSHNKKKHSHKDKKSEASTLQMASFSSFQHYPHSLLDPLLFSTPNSSVRLSGFTDQNPFDSLPNTSNIVDTSLNPFLESYNVEKTESSDVKKQINTNATAALTGDQLSQGPFTTSAGKKHRRKTKNGSKSKEGVEVRKSKKPINGSSGEKEKRASEQEPPKDYIHVRARRGQATDSHSLAERARREKISERMRTLQNLVPGCDKVTGKALMLDEIINYVQSLQNQVEFLSMKLACISPVAYDFGSDLDGIIVRPEMESANVGTSFANAMPTTTTNFSSLLDDSIIPAQEDGGEREQFVDRSGFNNNNFCSFS
- the LOC108832128 gene encoding transcription factor bHLH137 isoform X1 — encoded protein: MSLIVLSHNKKKHSHKDKKSEASTLQMASFSSFQHYPHSLLDPLLFSTPNSSVRLSGFTDQNPFDSLPNTSNIVDTSLNPFLESYNVEKTESSDVKKQINTNATAALTGDQLSQGPFTTSAGKKHRRKTKNGSKSKEGVEVRKSKKPINGSSGEKEKRASEQEPPKDYIHVRARRGQATDSHSLAERARREKISERMRTLQNLVPGCDKVTGKALMLDEIINYVQSLQNQVEFLSMKLACISPVAYDFGSDLDGIIVRPEMESANVGTSFANAMPTTTTNFSSLLDDSIIPAQAHLQEDGGEREQFVDRSGFNNNNFCSFS
- the LOC108832128 gene encoding transcription factor bHLH137 isoform X3, whose translation is MSLIVLSHNKKKHSHKDKKSEASTLQMASFSSFQHYPHSLLDPLLFSTPNSSVRLSGFTDQNPFDSLPNTSNIVDTSLNPFLESYNVEKTESSDVKKQINTNATAALTGDQLSQGPFTTSAGKKHRRKTKNGSKSKEGVEVRKSKKPINGSSGEKEKRASEQEPPKDYIHVRARRGQATDSHSLAERARREKISERMRTLQNLVPGCDKVTGKALMLDEIINYVQSLQNQVELACISPVAYDFGSDLDGIIVRPEMESANVGTSFANAMPTTTTNFSSLLDDSIIPAQAHLQEDGGEREQFVDRSGFNNNNFCSFS